A region from the Aquimarina sp. ERC-38 genome encodes:
- a CDS encoding isoaspartyl peptidase/L-asparaginase family protein: MNYFSWIIVVLVITGCAEQKQSTIAIEKNTPVLEQKDELPTFGIAIHGGAGTILKKNMSVEKEQAYRAVLENAIRTGHKILKSGGTSLEAVEKTINILEDSPLFNAGKGAVFTNNGTNELDASIMDGSNLNAGAVSGVTTIKNPINLAKEVMLNSPHVMLSGTGAEVFAKQQNIEMVDPAYFYTEDRMKSLEKVKNAELKKDKMAFYDESIRNSKFGTVGCVALDKNGNLAAGTSTGGMTNKKWNRIGDAPIIGAGTYANNKTCAVSSTGWGEFFIRGVVAYDISAMMEYKNLSLQEAATEVIQKKVPQLGGSGGIIAIDHQGNVAMEFNTAGMYRATMDSKGELNIGIYK, translated from the coding sequence ATGAATTATTTTAGTTGGATTATAGTAGTATTAGTTATTACAGGATGTGCTGAGCAGAAGCAAAGTACAATAGCAATAGAAAAGAATACACCTGTTTTAGAGCAAAAGGATGAGCTTCCAACTTTTGGCATTGCAATTCATGGCGGGGCAGGAACCATTCTCAAAAAAAATATGTCCGTAGAGAAGGAGCAAGCTTATAGAGCGGTTTTAGAAAATGCAATACGGACAGGTCATAAAATTTTAAAGAGCGGGGGTACTAGTCTGGAAGCGGTTGAGAAAACAATTAATATTTTAGAAGACTCCCCTTTATTTAACGCAGGAAAAGGTGCGGTTTTTACCAATAATGGAACTAATGAATTGGATGCTTCTATCATGGATGGGAGTAATTTAAATGCCGGAGCAGTTTCAGGAGTTACCACCATAAAAAACCCGATTAATTTGGCTAAGGAGGTAATGCTAAACTCACCTCATGTAATGTTATCCGGAACCGGGGCAGAAGTATTTGCAAAACAGCAAAATATTGAAATGGTAGATCCTGCTTATTTCTATACGGAAGATCGAATGAAATCCCTTGAAAAAGTAAAAAATGCGGAATTAAAAAAAGATAAAATGGCTTTTTATGATGAAAGCATTCGGAACTCAAAATTCGGAACGGTAGGTTGTGTTGCTTTGGATAAAAACGGTAACCTGGCGGCAGGTACATCTACCGGTGGTATGACTAATAAAAAATGGAACCGGATTGGTGATGCTCCCATTATTGGAGCCGGTACCTATGCTAATAATAAGACCTGTGCGGTTTCTAGTACCGGTTGGGGTGAATTCTTTATTCGAGGTGTTGTGGCCTATGATATTTCCGCGATGATGGAATATAAAAACCTGTCGTTACAAGAAGCTGCTACTGAAGTAATTCAAAAGAAAGTTCCCCAATTGGGAGGAAGTGGAGGTATTATTGCTATAGACCATCAGGGTAACGTTGCTATGGAGTTTAACACGGCAGGAATGTATCGTGCAACCATGGATAGTAAAGGCGAGTTAAATATTGGGATTTATAAGTAG
- a CDS encoding TIR domain-containing protein, producing the protein MIRNKQFEYDVALSFAGENREYVREVAEILQTKGVRVFYDVFEEDNLWGKNLYEYLSDVYQNKARYTVIFISKYYNKKLWTNHERVAMQARAFQESHEYILPARFDNTEIPGILRTIGYIDLNYKSSHEFAMLIEKKVKKSKLSQSEKSIKTVKRAIQKPFLFTVRLCTIKGVPIRKANVVLIAPNSTYLEGLSDENGYAYFVIRTKNKFTMLVAHSFYKAQTLREVDPVNDSNLILHKDKSGGSFILHKSGLIPGISGKIESIKKRNETIYVTGDNIAISNNYGQTHKTELNKTLLIEDNQGKLIHLAFRFVHAGLALVDYKKIISEHV; encoded by the coding sequence ATGATACGTAACAAACAATTTGAATATGATGTCGCTCTATCATTTGCCGGTGAAAACCGGGAATATGTAAGGGAAGTGGCAGAAATATTGCAAACAAAGGGGGTACGTGTTTTTTACGATGTATTTGAAGAAGATAATCTATGGGGAAAAAATTTGTACGAATATCTATCCGATGTATATCAGAATAAAGCACGTTATACCGTAATTTTTATTTCAAAATATTACAATAAAAAACTATGGACCAATCATGAGAGAGTGGCCATGCAGGCAAGAGCTTTTCAGGAAAGTCATGAATATATTTTACCAGCACGCTTTGATAATACGGAGATCCCCGGGATTTTACGTACCATAGGCTATATTGATCTTAATTATAAATCCTCACACGAATTTGCTATGTTAATTGAAAAAAAAGTAAAAAAATCAAAACTATCTCAAAGTGAAAAATCAATCAAAACTGTAAAAAGAGCAATCCAAAAACCCTTTTTATTCACGGTGCGGTTATGTACTATTAAAGGAGTACCCATCCGAAAAGCTAATGTGGTACTCATTGCTCCTAACTCTACCTATCTTGAAGGTTTAAGCGATGAAAACGGATATGCATATTTTGTTATTCGAACCAAGAATAAATTTACAATGTTGGTAGCCCATTCGTTTTATAAAGCACAAACTTTAAGGGAAGTTGATCCGGTTAATGACAGCAATCTTATTTTACATAAAGACAAAAGCGGTGGATCATTTATTCTGCACAAATCGGGTTTAATCCCAGGTATCTCCGGAAAAATCGAGAGTATAAAAAAACGCAATGAAACTATCTATGTAACAGGTGATAATATTGCAATTTCTAATAACTACGGACAAACTCATAAAACCGAATTAAACAAGACTTTATTAATAGAAGATAATCAAGGAAAATTAATACATTTAGCCTTCAGATTTGTTCACGCCGGTTTAGCTCTGGTTGATTATAAAAAGATTATCTCAGAGCATGTTTAA
- a CDS encoding type II toxin-antitoxin system HicA family toxin yields MSTKHLRNIPLSLYRKFLKDQGCTCNRTKGGHEHWSRSDLLRPITVQTHVDPVPEFIIKNALRQLGLSKKDFLDWI; encoded by the coding sequence ATGTCTACTAAACATTTAAGAAATATTCCTCTAAGTTTATATCGTAAATTTTTAAAAGATCAGGGATGTACTTGTAATAGAACAAAAGGTGGTCATGAACATTGGTCAAGAAGTGATTTATTAAGACCTATTACTGTTCAAACACACGTTGACCCTGTACCTGAATTTATTATCAAAAATGCATTAAGACAGTTAGGTCTGTCTAAAAAGGACTTTTTAGATTGGATTTGA